The Thermodesulfobacteriota bacterium genome contains the following window.
GGGAGCAGGAATCTATATCCTAAATTCCCGTTAGAGTTTACCCCTGGATTCCCGCCGGAATTTATCCGCCCTAGGAGCCTGTCGGACTTAGAGGATCTAACGGGACATACCTTTTGCTTTTCCCCGCTCCCGCGCGAAAACGGCAACCTTTTTCAACAGTCCATCCCCGATACTTTTGGTCTTAACGACCGGATCATTTTGCAGGGCGATATGTATGGCGCGCCTGTCCGCAGCACTAAGCAGGTCTGTATAGAATGATTTTCCCGTCTTCTGGGCTCTCTCTTTAAGGCGCATGGCCATCTCGGTAAGATAAGCCTTTCGCCTCTCCCGGTAACCCTCACAGTCCAAAACCACCTGGATTTTTTCTCCGGCTACCTTACTGAGCATCTTGTTTAAGAGATATTGCAGCGCATCAATGGTCTGCCCCTGTTTGCCAATAAGGAGACCCGCATCCTTACCCCGGAGGTTAAGGACTTCGAAGCCATTCTCAACGCTGCTTTCTACGGCCAGGTCAAAATCAAGCAAAGCAATCAATTCCTGTAATATCTGCTCCGGATCAGCCTTCTCTATTCCGGGTTCTTCAGGCTGCGCTTCCGGAGCCGGGACGCTGACCCGAACCTTTGCCTTTTTCAAACCCAGACCAAACACGCCGCTCGACCCGGTAGAAATAACCTCGATCTTTAAATGTTCCCGGGGGAGACCCAACTCCTGACAGGCCAACTCTATAGCTTCTTCTACTGTTTTTCCTTCAAATATACTTTCTGACATGCGACCCCCCACTTATCATGCAGCCTTCTTGTTGATATAATACTGCTGACCAATGGATAGAATGTTGTTAACCAGCCAGTATAAGACCAGGCCGGCAGGGAAATTGACAAACAAAAAAGTAAAGATGACCGGCAGGAGTAACATTATCTTGGCCTGGACAGGATCGCCGGTGGTAGGGGTCATCTTCTGCTGAATAAACATGGATGCCCCCATAAAAATGGTTAAAATCGGCAATCCGCCCACATACGGTATATCAAAACCTACCGGCAGCCGATCCGGCGCCGAGAGATCATTTATCCACAACGCAAACGGGGCATGGCGTAATTCTATGGCGTTCAACAGCACCTTATAAAGGGCGAAAAAGACCGGGATCTGGAGAAACATGGGCAGGCATCCCCCCAGGGGGTTGATCTTGTAGGTTTTGTAAAGCCCCATGAGCTCTTCGTTCATTTTCTGTTTGTCATCCTTGTACTTCTCGCGGATTTTGGCCATCTTAGGTTGTAGCTTTTGCATCTCCTTCATGGAATGGTAACTCTTATGCGTAAGAGGCCAAAAAAGGATTTTGATTAAGACTGTTACCAGAATAATAGCAACCCCGTAATTATGGATAAAGCGGTCAAAAATATTTAATGTAAGCAACAGGGGCTTGGCAATGATGTCAAACCAGCCAAAATCCACGGATTTTTCCAATTTCAGGCCCAACGGCTTGAGGGAAGAGAGGTCTTTGGGACCAAGATATAGCTGGTAATTCAGAGTGGTTTGCTTCTGGGCCGGGATAACCACCGAAGGATAAATAAAAGAGGTGAGAGTAACATCCCCCTTTATTTTCGACATCCTCACATGACCTGATTCCACGACCCGCGGGACAATAGCGGATATAAAGTATCTATCCTCATAAGCCACCCAGGACACCTTACCGTTAAGTACCCTGTCTTCTTTCAATTTTTTAGCCGCTATCTCTTCCAGGGTATCATTAACATAAGCGGCCGGGCCATTAAAGGTATAGCCATTGTCTTTGTCATAGGGGCGGTTAATGAGGTCCAAAGACACGTCTTCGCGCACCGGCTGGGTAGTCGGGTTAAAAACCATCATCTCGAGGTCTATCTTATATGTATCGTTATAAAAAATATATTTTCTTATAAATTGCCAGCCCTCCGGAGAAACATAAGCCAGTGAAAGGGCAGCCTGATTTTTTTTCGGATCAAGGTCTATGGCATAGCAGTCGGCCTTAAATACGGCATCCTGCACCTGCGGAAGGAGTCCGCCGGGGAAACTCATCCCCAGAGGAAGGTAAACGGGCTGCTCTACCTTAATCAGCTCCTTAAGGGGGGATTTTTCGTCCAAACTCTCCCGGTATTTCTTCAGCTTAAAACTCTTGAGACGTCCGCCGAATTCGGTAAAGGTAGCCTCATAAAAATTTGTGGAAACAACAATATCTTTGGCCGAGGAAATATCGCCGGCCGCGCTTTCCGAGGGTTTTAGCGGTACAGGAACGGGCTGAACAGCCGACTGGCTTTGGGCAGGCGTGGACTGCACCTCTGATTTTGCCGTAGGCGTTTTCTGTGTTTCAGGCTGTTCGGCAAAAAAATATTGGTATATTACTAAAGTAAGTATAGACAAGACTACGGCAAAAACAGTTTTGCGGTCCATGTATTATCTTCTCCGGTGAATAAGGTCGCCTATTTTTCTCTAACAGGGTCGTATCCGCCCCTATGGAAGGGATGA
Protein-coding sequences here:
- the jag gene encoding RNA-binding cell elongation regulator Jag/EloR; its protein translation is MSESIFEGKTVEEAIELACQELGLPREHLKIEVISTGSSGVFGLGLKKAKVRVSVPAPEAQPEEPGIEKADPEQILQELIALLDFDLAVESSVENGFEVLNLRGKDAGLLIGKQGQTIDALQYLLNKMLSKVAGEKIQVVLDCEGYRERRKAYLTEMAMRLKERAQKTGKSFYTDLLSAADRRAIHIALQNDPVVKTKSIGDGLLKKVAVFARERGKAKGMSR
- the yidC gene encoding membrane protein insertase YidC, translating into MDRKTVFAVVLSILTLVIYQYFFAEQPETQKTPTAKSEVQSTPAQSQSAVQPVPVPLKPSESAAGDISSAKDIVVSTNFYEATFTEFGGRLKSFKLKKYRESLDEKSPLKELIKVEQPVYLPLGMSFPGGLLPQVQDAVFKADCYAIDLDPKKNQAALSLAYVSPEGWQFIRKYIFYNDTYKIDLEMMVFNPTTQPVREDVSLDLINRPYDKDNGYTFNGPAAYVNDTLEEIAAKKLKEDRVLNGKVSWVAYEDRYFISAIVPRVVESGHVRMSKIKGDVTLTSFIYPSVVIPAQKQTTLNYQLYLGPKDLSSLKPLGLKLEKSVDFGWFDIIAKPLLLTLNIFDRFIHNYGVAIILVTVLIKILFWPLTHKSYHSMKEMQKLQPKMAKIREKYKDDKQKMNEELMGLYKTYKINPLGGCLPMFLQIPVFFALYKVLLNAIELRHAPFALWINDLSAPDRLPVGFDIPYVGGLPILTIFMGASMFIQQKMTPTTGDPVQAKIMLLLPVIFTFLFVNFPAGLVLYWLVNNILSIGQQYYINKKAA